The following proteins are co-located in the Vigna unguiculata cultivar IT97K-499-35 chromosome 9, ASM411807v1, whole genome shotgun sequence genome:
- the LOC114164516 gene encoding pectinesterase inhibitor 10-like — protein sequence MSHISNSGFITKKLFSWMKVSFIVLALFTRVTWEDKAEDPSSALFCISDCSTCPVICSPPPPSLITPPPSPPHPPSSSSSLPYNSYFSPPPPPSKPKLAPPPPQSHSSGAPPPPPPPSGLGQPLPTVVSAPHDFSYPYYYFYASTASSLSVHAPFLLLLFFLLLVASSFVL from the coding sequence ATGAGTCACATCAGCAATTCAGGGTTCATTACAAAAAAGCTGTTTTCATGGATGAAGGTTTCCTTCATTGTGCTTGCTTTGTTTACGAGGGTGACATGGGAGGACAAAGCAGAAGATCCCTCAAGCGCCCTTTTCTGCATCAGCGACTGCTCCACATGTCCTGTGATATGTTCACCCCCTCCTCCATCGCTCATCACACCCCCACCTTCACCTCCGCATcctccatcatcatcatcatcactacCTTATAATTCCTATTTCTCACCACCTCCACCTCCTTCCAAGCCCAAACTAGCACCACCTCCACCGCAGTCGCATTCTTCAGGGGCTCCTCCACCACCCCCACCACCTTCAGGTTTAGGACAGCCCCTACCTACGGTGGTCTCAGCGCCGCATGACTTTTCCTATCCCTATTACTATTTCTACGCTTCCACTGCTTCTTCTCTTTCTGTTCATGCACCCTTTCTTCTCTTGTTATTCTTCCTATTGTTGGTAGCCAGTAGTTTTGTTCTATAA